A region of the Drosophila ananassae strain 14024-0371.13 chromosome XL, ASM1763931v2, whole genome shotgun sequence genome:
cgGGGTgcttaataaattaaatttgtctCGAAGAGGAAGTTTTAATGCTAAAGGCTATAGACATCCCAAGGCCCAAGGCCAATCCCCATCCCCACGCCCACTCCCACGCCCACTGCCCACTGCCACGCCCCTATGACCCTATGACCTTGGCAGAGGCCATTGCTGTACGGGTGATATTCCCGCATCCACATCACTCTCCGTAAAGTTGAAGGAAGCCCCCTCGAGGGATCGTTTTCTTCGCCATTTCTGAGGGATCTGACCTtgaccctgcccctgaccctGACCCAgaccctgcccctgcccctgaccctGACCTGGCGCCGTAGTGGGCGTCAGCCAGAGCTGCTTGATAAGATCGGCACCCTTCTCGCCAATCATCACCACCGGGGCATGGATGTTCCCGTTGGTGATGGCCGGCATGATGCTGGCATCGATGACCCTTAACCCCGGTATCCCGTAGACCCTCAGCTGGGGATCCACCACCGCCCAGGGGTCAGAGGGTGGGCCCATCTTGGCCGTGCCACTCATATGGTAGATGGTCATCGTGTACTGCCGGATGAAGCAGTTCCAGTAGTCGTCCGTGAAGAGGGTCAGGTGGCGGCAGTTGGGGAGCGGCTTGCTCCAGAATCTTGCCCCGAATCGCTTCATGGCCTGAGTCTCGCCCATGGCCACCGCCGCCTTGACGCCCTCCCGCAGCACATTCACGTCGTCCGGATGGGTGAGGTAGTTGTGGTACAGCAGTGGATACCGGAGGGGATTCTTCGAGGCCAGCTTGATGTAGCCCCGGCTCTTGGGGCGCAGCATCATGGGGAAGATGCCGAAGACGTCCCGGTTGTTCACCTCCCCGAACACCTCCTGGTAGAACTCATCCGTCAACCCATGGGCCGTCTTCACCTGCGACCCACCATCGGACATGACCGAGGCGGAGGTCATCATGAAGTTCATGTCCGGCCAGTCGTCGCTGGCATTGGCGTACTTGGTGTTGATGAAGGCCACCGCCTCCAGGCCGATGCTGGAGGTCAAAGGGCCGTCCTCCGTGATGGCATACCGCAGCGCCGTGTTGATGTTCACCATCCGCTTCATCACAATGGAGATGGGGTAGTCGATAAGGAAGGCGATCCCGCCCACCGCGATGTGATCCTGCAGGTTCTGGCCCACACCGGGCAGGTGCTGGACAAGGGGGATGCCCACCCGGGCCAGCTCCTCGCCGTGCCCGATCCCCGACAGCATCATGAGATGGGGCGAGCCGATGGCTCCTGCCGACAGGATCACCTCCCTGGTGGCATAAACATTCTGAAGACGTCCATCCCGGATGAACTGGACGCCCGTAGCCCGTTTGGTTTTAGGATCTGTGAGGACCTTGGTCACGTGGGAGAACAGGGCCACATGGAGGTTGGGCCGTAGTCGGGCGGGACGGAGGAAGGACTTGGCCGTGGAGCTCCTGGAGCCCCTGCGCATGTTGAACTGATAGAACCCGAATCCGGTCTGCTGTTCGCCATTCACGTCCACGATGTCGTAGCCCATCTCCTCGCCAGCCTGCAGGAAAGCGGGTCCAATGGGGGTGTTGTAGGGGGCGTCCTGTACGGTCCACAAGCCACCTGGGGGATTATACCATATAGGGACTATAGCTTATGGGGAAATGAAGTTTCTACGCACCTGTGCCATGATACCGCTTATTCCTGGCCAAGTAGGGATTCCTTTGGTCCTCCGACTTGCGGAAGTAGGGCAGGATCTCCTCGTAGGACCAGCCGGGATTACCGAACTGGGCCCACTGGTCGAAGTCCCGCTTGTTGCCCCGGATGTAGAGCATCGTGTTGAGGACGGAGCTGCCGCCCAGGACCTTGCCGCGGGTCCAGCAGCAGCGCTTGTCCTTCATCGCCTGGCAGGCCGTCGGCTGTGGCTGAGtccttaaatattaaaaataaaaattacataaaattaGAGAAACAATTaccgaataaaaaataacaaaaaaatcatcAAACAACAGTCAGTGAGGAAAGGGAATGAGAAAATCTTCGATAATTCGGTGGGCAAGTAAACAAAAGCGACAATGAAAGCGGATTAGTCAAGGGAGTGGAGGGAGGGAgagtgccacgcccactcggAAGAGGGGGAGAGGGCGTGGCAGGTTGCCCAGTGGCCAGAGAGTCAGTGTTAGGCGCTCATTAGGCCAAGATCTCTCggattattggccaaaaaaaagcgAGTCTGAGGCAATGAGGTATCTGTGAGTACGAGTATCTGAGAGTACGTGTATCTCAGTATCTGTGAGTGGCATTTAATGTATAATTTAGTTTCCCAAGACCCCCCCCAGCctctaaaatttaaaaaccaataATAAACAGGAAAGGAAACTCTCACTAATTTCTCCCCAACTATTTCTTCAGATTTTAATCTCCCTTTTAAAATTCCCAAATATTTCCCTGCCGTGAGTGCAttcaatcaaaataaaaaatatataaaaatgccaacaaATTGGCCAACAAAACGGTCTTGACAGTTTCTTCTCCCCTTAGTTTTAAtttctgtttcagtttttAGTTACAGTTTCcagttgtttttatttatttctttttttttaatccgCTGCTAAACATACAGGAAGAgtattgtttttgctttttagtAGCGGTACTAGTGGTGGTATTAGTGGTAGTTGCAGTATTTAATGAAATCACAAATCACCAGTGACAGGCAACTAAACAaagaaagacaaaaaaaacgGAAATCAAATGTCAATTGCGGAAAACTTGGTCAGCAATGATTTTGGCTAAAAAGCGTGCCAAACTAAACTATACTAAACTAAACTATATAAACTACAAGATACTCTTTTGGAAATTCTAAATAAAAGTTTGAACAAATAAATACTCAAAGATGAGGGTGACAACTCTCAAAAACAAATAATCGATAATATcgataataaaaaatggcgtGAAACCTGGACAAATTCCCGAGGAATTAGAACTATCGAAAATCACTTTGCGAAACTGAAAAGCAGAGCTGCTAGTGACTAGACTTATATGCAGtagaaaattataatattcgGTATCTTATAAGATATaccattttaataaataaatacttatCGATTGAAATAATGATCTAGATAATAATGATCTGATAAGAAATCTTGACATATCTATActctaaaaactattaaatagAGAGTATACcacaaaaaacatatattcTTATGGAGAGTCTTCTTAAAATATCACTATTTCCAATAAACTAATACTTTAAActtgaaataataatttaaaaaaaattatacaagtATGACAACTCTACCAACTGAGAGTGGTGTGAAACCTGGCTAAATTCCCGGGAAATTGACTTTGTTAAATTGAAAACCAGAGCttgctttaaatatttataattaaaaagacAATTTCTAACAGAAATCAAGCAAAAAAGAGCAAGGAAACCCTACAAACCTATATATTACATATACCCCTTGGATCAAAGAGTATAGTAAAGACATTAACTGATGTCCCATCACCCCCTTGTCTCGAATGCATTTGCATCTTTAGGGTTTCGTGATTCACACCTGCCCCCtatctttttttatattttttacccAAACAGGTGGAGGTTGAGGGTAAGGTAAGAGTAATTAGCATAAAACACCGGCTCAACTCGACTCTGATTTATGCTGTTCAGattgtgtatattttttccattgcTTTAACCCATGGCGACCACGATGACGAGCCATTAATATCAATTCGCGCCACCGTAACCCCACTGTGGCACATTGTTTGGCTTACTGACTTATTGGCTACGTGCTGCCACTCTCACATAGATACAAAATCCCAACACTTGGACACTCTTGCAAGTAAGGTAAAAATAGTGAAAAAACTTTCGCCTCGGCCTCGACTTCGACTGCGACTGAGACTTCCATCTAACGCCCAACTGACgcaatttgtttgccttttattAGCCATTTAGCAGTTAACTCTCATAAACGtaacaaattattattaactCATTTCGCTGACTggcttttgtggctttttcccGTGGCTCCTCGACGGGGccaataaattgcaaattaatgGAACAAACTGAGGCCGAAATGGAGCTTTAAATTGGTTGGAAATTAAAGAAGATCGGGCTTGTATCGGGTATCATATATAGGGGAAGCTGGATAGTCTTTGATTTAAAAAGCATTGATTTGGAAAATAAATGAGtataaatatagaaaatatagcTTATGAGGTCCATGAGGGATAAGAACTGAataagtaccgggtatcacaTATTGCAGAAGAGAGTCTGTAGAAGAGAAACTGTAAGAGGTTCTTAAGATGAAAGTGAAAGAATTTTAGACTAAAACtttgaaattaaaagtaattaaaTTGCACTCTTTTGATGActgttttaaatttgaaaataattgaTATTggaagtaccgggtatcatataacTTTGACTAAAAGATTAAAGAGGATATATGATTTTTTGATTAGGAggtattattttgaattttctAGTCTATAATagtttatatataattatatagtctataatataatttaagaACCGGGTATCACATAGTAGATACCCGGTTCttaaaaataacataattatggtaaataaaattttattctattattattttaagatgTATGATATATATTCTTCTTCTAAAGAAAAGATAGCCTAGGCTCTAGGCTCTTCTAAAATACCCACTCTATCCCtatcttttattaaaaatattttcaaatattaaacaCGCATTAGGGACACTCAAATttgttacaaaaataaaaataagaaacccAAAAGAGATCCATAATTGCCGCTTATGAAATGAATATGCATGCCGAAAAATGCGAGTGGATTGCATTATTTTCGTAATTGTTTAATGCTCGTTAACTGAAAGTTGGTTAAGGCCTCGGATGCCGTAGCTCAGTTCCCTCGCCccgaaaaaaatacagaaaacacaaataaataatggGGCTAAGGCATTGGCTTGGAACAACTGTGCTGATTGCCATATAAAATCACTTAGCAGTTGAATTAAGCCGTAAAACGCCGACGATTTATTAATAGCAGTACTTTCGGGGTGAGTACTAGACAGAAGACTGTAGATTAcatgtttttgaaataaatcTCCTGTGTTCCAGTTTCCATAATCTCCAAAAACTCCAAAAAAGCGGTGATAATTTGATTAACAAGTTGGAAATGTTACAGAGCTGTCATAACTAATTTTTGTGTCAAAAATCGTACTCCTCAGTCCTCATTTTATCAATACTTGATTACTATACTTGATTTtgatgatttttgtttttattgcccGGTTGACACATATTTTTCTGAAGCCATCGAAGCCTGACCGCTCTCAACcggctattttttttttttttggaagctATTGGCAATCATCACTGTAGCCGGCAATTGCCATTTCATTTCTTGCATAGCGGCGCCAAACTGGTGGATATATTTGTAAATACATATAGCATATAGTGCTCCGATATCTGGCCACTTGGAAGTGTGTCTTTCGGTCCCAGCCGCCTCACCCAAATTGCCGAATGGAGAGCTCCAATGCGATCCGGTTTGGTCGGACACCGACCGACCTGCCATGCCGTGTTGGGAAATGCAACTGGACCGGCGTAGGATATCCCCATCTGGGAATGTACACTGAGGGAATTTTTTGGAAGTCTAAGATGTTAGATTTATTTTCTATGAATTGGaattgaattttttgaataatttttaccTTCAAGAAGTTCTCTTAATTCTCTCTCCcttcatttattaatttttctatttatttgaaaatatttctggCAGTGTAGAAGGTTCGTGTCAAGGGCCGGAATTGAATTCCCCTTGcagcttgcatttaaaatgcGATACCCCCTATCCGTGAGGGCGTGTCTCCACTGTGCCTGTGACTCTTAAACTTTAATTTTAAGCGGATAGGAGCAGACAGCTTGGGGGTCATCGCATCTCCCCTCGAACCCTATGTTGCATAATCAAGTGCGGAATGCACCACAGACTTGTTgggaattttgaatttttttcactttaaaTAACTCGATTGGATGTTTGGGACGTGACTAATCATCggaaattattattagtaTCATATTTTCACCAGTAGGATGTTTATAGTTGGCCTTTAGCCAGGTTCCACTGTAAAATTTGAATGCTTTCGAATGTATCTTGGCCACAACCAGTTGCTGCACTCGAACCTGCAgttatgaaatttttatttcgCGACGTAAAGTCATAAAGTCTCGAAGCATTTATCCTGGTAATCATACCCGAAGCTGTCTtgattgcaaatattttatgattcTTTAAGAGTGATGCAATTTTCTTAAAGATATTATAGAGATTATAGCGATCTGAGAGATACAATAGACTTCCCACGACCTTGAACCCCAAAAgtaatatgaaaaataaaatttcaaaaaagttTTTGGCGAAAGTTTCTTTTCCCCCATGAGTCAGCCGTGAGTGTCTTTCAATCAAGATTTAACGATGATTGACGTGAGAGTGATTGCCGAGTGTTGACTGAATTTCCCGTTTTTCCAACAAAgtggttttctgtttttttcgatttttgtgttttctgGGCGGCGGTTGCACCCAGAAACCCAAAACAAACACTCACAAGACACTCAACGCCTTGGGTATGCACCTGAGCTGGTTAATCACTCggtattttatatatttctacactgaaaataattttaaagtggggtatt
Encoded here:
- the LOC6502188 gene encoding glucose dehydrogenase [FAD, quinone], whose protein sequence is MVVVPALGAAAVSVGGLLFKASAASKAAATAGVAAVGASKLGLAIAGAIKLATAVIGVGKLTILPFLIAAIAYYNYDLFDPENRPFNVQQVELAYDFIIIGGGSAGTVLASRLSEVPHWKILLLEAGGHETEISDVPLLSLYLHKSKMDWKYRTQPQPTACQAMKDKRCCWTRGKVLGGSSVLNTMLYIRGNKRDFDQWAQFGNPGWSYEEILPYFRKSEDQRNPYLARNKRYHGTGGLWTVQDAPYNTPIGPAFLQAGEEMGYDIVDVNGEQQTGFGFYQFNMRRGSRSSTAKSFLRPARLRPNLHVALFSHVTKVLTDPKTKRATGVQFIRDGRLQNVYATREVILSAGAIGSPHLMMLSGIGHGEELARVGIPLVQHLPGVGQNLQDHIAVGGIAFLIDYPISIVMKRMVNINTALRYAITEDGPLTSSIGLEAVAFINTKYANASDDWPDMNFMMTSASVMSDGGSQVKTAHGLTDEFYQEVFGEVNNRDVFGIFPMMLRPKSRGYIKLASKNPLRYPLLYHNYLTHPDDVNVLREGVKAAVAMGETQAMKRFGARFWSKPLPNCRHLTLFTDDYWNCFIRQYTMTIYHMSGTAKMGPPSDPWAVVDPQLRVYGIPGLRVIDASIMPAITNGNIHAPVVMIGEKGADLIKQLWLTPTTAPGQGQGQGQGLGQGQGQGQGQIPQKWRRKRSLEGASFNFTESDVDAGISPVQQWPLPRS